The following are encoded together in the Paludisphaera mucosa genome:
- a CDS encoding IS630 family transposase, whose amino-acid sequence MDGESGEPLEGGDDAAALVGGPEGPVAPGADAGGGRQLDGASGGRSWRPLGLGHRSTPGGLPQENRWQTTDQAGSTVLEKNALKPWLKQQWVIPPKANAEFVCAMEGVLEVYARPYDPRRPVVCADEGGKQLIGDARPPLPVRPRRPAKEDYEYVRHGTANLFMAFEPLAGERRVEVTERKTKADFARLLKRIADEWYADAERVTLVVDNLSTHKPAALYEAFEPAEARRILGRLEFVYTPKHGSWLNVAECELSVLARQCLDRRIPDMGSLRLEVAAWEAGRNAAAVKVDWQFATADARVKLKRLYPVLETTNSGVVKH is encoded by the coding sequence CTGGACGGCGAATCGGGTGAGCCCCTCGAGGGTGGCGACGACGCGGCGGCCCTTGTAGGCGGCCCAGAGGGGCCGGTCGCACCCGGGGCAGACGCGGGTGGCGGTCGTCAGCTCGACGGTGCGAGTGGGGGCCGGTCGTGGCGTCCGCTTGGGCTTGGGCATCGGTCGACTCCTGGAGGGCTTCCCCAGGAGAACCGATGGCAAACTACCGATCAAGCCGGCTCTACCGTCCTAGAAAAAAACGCGCTCAAGCCCTGGCTGAAGCAGCAGTGGGTCATCCCGCCGAAGGCGAACGCCGAGTTCGTCTGCGCGATGGAGGGCGTGCTGGAGGTCTACGCCCGGCCCTACGACCCGAGGCGGCCGGTGGTCTGCGCCGACGAGGGGGGCAAGCAGCTGATCGGCGACGCCCGGCCGCCGCTCCCGGTCCGCCCGAGGCGTCCGGCCAAGGAGGACTACGAATACGTCCGGCACGGGACGGCCAACCTGTTCATGGCCTTCGAGCCGCTGGCGGGGGAGCGGCGCGTGGAAGTGACCGAGCGGAAGACCAAGGCCGACTTCGCCCGGCTGCTGAAGCGGATCGCCGACGAGTGGTACGCGGACGCGGAGCGGGTCACGCTCGTGGTCGATAACCTGAGCACCCACAAGCCGGCGGCCCTGTACGAGGCGTTCGAGCCGGCCGAGGCGCGGCGGATCCTGGGGCGACTGGAGTTCGTCTACACGCCGAAGCATGGGAGCTGGCTGAACGTGGCGGAGTGCGAGTTGTCGGTCCTGGCCCGCCAGTGCCTCGACCGCCGCATCCCCGACATGGGCTCGCTCAGGCTCGAGGTGGCGGCCTGGGAGGCCGGCCGGAACGCGGCCGCCGTGAAGGTCGACTGGCAGTTCGCGACGGCGGACGCCCGGGTCAAGCTCAAGCGGCTGTACCCGGTCCTGGAAACCACAAACTCAGGTGTGGTGAAACACTAG
- a CDS encoding transposase (programmed frameshift) — MTTATRVCPGCDRPLWAAYKGRRVVATLEGLTRFAVQVRRCRDADCPRHNVSLRAEAEGAIALPQQEFGLDVIALVGRLRHVEHRGVAEIHAELTRRGVGICVRSVSCLLDRYDELLALSLSDPARLRRVVAEAGRVILAIDGLQPDVGHEVLWVIRDVLSGEILLARSLLSSCRADLAKLLGEVRSALQPEAEGAAGVPIVGVISDGQHSIRDAVAEALPGVPHQLCQFHYLREAARPIYEADRHAKVTLKKKVRGIRPIERAVEGRDDDEATAIRGYCAAVRTSLTDDGRPPLAASGLVLRDRLAKVAEGLDEVGAKKGLPKELTRLRAILAGGLEATDSAWPEVRAAFGRVHRAAAILRNKAGLDAAGVRRRFVGLMGEIGRHRDAAGGLDDAVGHFLKVTRSYWPGLFACYDTAGLPRTNNDLEQLFGSYRHHERRCSGRKVASPGMVVRGSVRLVSATATRLRPIERADLVPSDLAAWRALRGGLERRQEVRKMGHRFRRDPAAYLLSLKEIMIKPALPS; from the exons CTGACGACCGCCACCCGCGTCTGCCCCGGGTGCGACCGGCCCCTCTGGGCCGCCTACAAGGGCCGCCGCGTCGTCGCCACCCTCGAGGGGCTCACCCGATTCGCCGTCCAGGTCCGACGCTGCCGCGATGCCGACTGCCCCCGCCACAACGTCTCGCTCCGGGCCGAAGCCGAGGGGGCCATCGCCCTGCCGCAGCAGGAGTTCGGCCTGGATGTCATCGCCCTGGTCGGTCGCCTCCGCCATGTCGAGCACCGCGGCGTCGCCGAGATCCACGCCGAGCTGACCCGACGCGGGGTGGGCATCTGCGTGCGGAGCGTCTCCTGCCTGCTGGACCGCTACGACGAGCTGCTCGCCCTCTCGCTGTCCGACCCCGCCCGACTCCGCCGGGTCGTCGCCGAGGCCGGGCGGGTGATCCTGGCCATCGATGGGCTCCAGCCCGACGTCGGCCACGAGGTCCTCTGGGTCATCCGCGACGTCCTCTCCGGCGAGATCCTCCTGGCCCGGAGCCTTCTCTCCTCCTGCCGGGCCGACCTGGCCAAGCTGCTCGGCGAGGTGAGGTCCGCCCTCCAGCCCGAGGCCGAGGGGGCCGCCGGCGTGCCGATCGTCGGGGTGATCTCCGACGGCCAGCATTCCATCCGCGACGCCGTGGCCGAAGCCCTGCCCGGCGTGCCGCACCAGCTCTGCCAGTTCCATTACCTCCGCGAGGCGGCCCGGCCGATCTACGAGGCCGATCGCCACGCCAAGGTCACGCTCAAGAAGAAGGTCCGGGGCATCCGCCCGATCGAGCGGGCCGTCGAGGGCCGCGACGACGACGAGGCGACGGCGATCCGGGGCTACTGCGCCGCGGTCCGCACGTCGCTGACCGACGACGGCCGGCCGCCGCTGGCGGCCTCGGGCCTGGTGCTGCGGGACCGGCTGGCGAAGGTCGCCGAGGGCCTGGACGAGGTCGGCGCCAAAA AGGGGCTCCCGAAAGAACTGACGCGGCTGCGTGCGATCCTGGCCGGGGGCCTGGAGGCGACCGATTCGGCGTGGCCCGAGGTGCGTGCGGCGTTCGGCCGGGTGCATCGCGCCGCGGCGATCCTGCGGAACAAGGCGGGGCTCGACGCCGCCGGGGTGCGGCGTCGGTTCGTCGGGCTGATGGGGGAGATAGGGCGGCATCGCGATGCCGCCGGGGGGCTGGACGACGCGGTCGGCCATTTCCTGAAGGTGACGCGGAGCTACTGGCCCGGGCTGTTCGCCTGCTATGACACGGCCGGCCTGCCGCGGACCAACAACGACCTGGAGCAACTGTTCGGCTCGTATCGCCATCACGAGCGGCGTTGCAGCGGCCGCAAGGTGGCGTCGCCGGGGATGGTGGTGCGGGGCTCGGTACGGCTGGTCTCGGCGACCGCGACCCGGCTCCGGCCGATCGAGAGGGCCGACCTGGTGCCATCGGACCTCGCGGCGTGGCGGGCGCTCCGCGGTGGGCTGGAGCGGAGGCAGGAGGTCAGGAAGATGGGCCACCGCTTCCGCCGCGATCCCGCGGCTTACCTGCTGTCGCTTAAGGAGATCATGATCAAGCCGGCTCTACCGTCCTAG
- a CDS encoding IS630 family transposase — translation MLDDTTRDELRALRRADLPPKVRERIEMVALSDVGWSAPRIADHLGRRPQTVRDLLRSFNARGVAALRPFASGPAPDAERSDRVVSALGEMLGERRTWTSRQLAEALAGRGIGMGPRQVRRYLKRMGARYRRTGSTLRHKQDPEKAERAGRVLANLKDKAAAGRLRLYYLDECGFAPTLPTACSWALAGDRKLVEYEAPQGRRVDAIAAYRPHGPAPRLDVFTAERTWDAYDLLGFLRALPTAKAPRVVVLDNAGLHTGKVVRAAKPRLAREGIHLYYLPPYSPELNEPEPVFRQVKYQEMPRRSYTTRVGLREAVEEAFSGYGRRLPRKPEERLRPAA, via the coding sequence ATGCTCGACGACACCACCCGCGACGAACTTCGCGCCCTCCGCCGCGCCGACCTGCCGCCCAAGGTACGCGAACGCATCGAGATGGTCGCCCTCTCGGACGTCGGCTGGTCGGCCCCGAGGATCGCCGACCATCTCGGCCGCCGCCCGCAGACCGTCCGCGACCTGCTCCGCTCATTCAACGCCCGCGGCGTGGCGGCCCTGCGCCCCTTCGCCAGCGGCCCGGCCCCCGACGCCGAGCGGAGCGACCGGGTCGTCTCCGCCCTGGGCGAGATGCTAGGCGAGCGGCGCACCTGGACCAGCCGCCAGCTGGCCGAGGCCTTGGCCGGCCGCGGCATCGGCATGGGGCCGAGGCAGGTCCGCCGCTACTTGAAGCGGATGGGCGCCCGCTACCGCCGCACCGGCTCGACCCTCCGGCATAAGCAGGATCCCGAGAAGGCCGAGCGGGCCGGCCGGGTGCTGGCGAACCTGAAGGATAAGGCGGCCGCCGGACGGCTGAGGCTTTACTACCTCGACGAGTGCGGCTTCGCCCCCACGCTGCCGACCGCATGCAGCTGGGCCCTGGCCGGCGACCGGAAGCTCGTCGAGTACGAGGCCCCGCAGGGCCGGCGCGTCGACGCGATCGCGGCCTACCGGCCTCACGGCCCGGCACCGCGGCTGGACGTCTTCACGGCCGAGCGGACATGGGACGCCTACGACCTGCTGGGCTTCCTGAGGGCCTTGCCGACGGCGAAGGCGCCGAGGGTCGTGGTGCTGGACAACGCCGGGCTGCACACCGGCAAGGTCGTTCGCGCCGCAAAGCCGCGTCTGGCCCGGGAGGGGATCCATCTGTACTACCTGCCGCCCTACAGCCCCGAACTGAACGAGCCGGAGCCGGTCTTCCGCCAGGTCAAGTACCAGGAGATGCCGCGACGGAGCTATACGACCCGAGTCGGCCTACGCGAGGCCGTCGAGGAGGCGTTCAGCGGCTACGGCCGTCGGCTCCCTCGAAAACCTGAAGAAAGACTACGACCGGCCGCTTAG
- a CDS encoding transposase — translation MSHRHAISDTDFRRIERLLPGRPGQHGGVARDNHRFLDAALWIARTGAAWADLPERLGNGNSQWRRFDSWAAEGRWDPILAELRDPDLDRLILDSTAVRAHPCAAGAKKSGTAPAARPIRPSAAAGAGSAPRST, via the coding sequence ATGAGCCATCGCCACGCGATCTCCGACACCGACTTCCGCCGCATCGAGCGCTTGCTGCCGGGGCGGCCCGGGCAGCATGGCGGCGTCGCGCGGGACAACCACCGCTTCCTCGACGCGGCCCTCTGGATCGCACGGACCGGGGCGGCGTGGGCCGACCTGCCCGAGCGGCTGGGCAACGGCAACAGCCAGTGGCGGCGGTTCGACAGCTGGGCCGCCGAGGGGCGGTGGGACCCGATCCTGGCCGAGCTGCGCGACCCGGACCTCGACCGCCTGATCCTCGACTCCACCGCCGTCCGCGCCCACCCCTGCGCCGCGGGGGCGAAAAAAAGTGGGACGGCGCCGGCGGCCAGGCCGATCAGGCCCTCGGCCGCAGCCGGGGCGGGTTCGGCACCAAGGTCCACATGA
- a CDS encoding IS5 family transposase: MRRGGEKKWDGAGGQADQALGRSRGGFGTKVHMSCDGLGHPVELLLTGAQESDIAQAEALLADHRPEEVIADRGYDKKALVEEIESCGARAVIPTQRGRKVQRQVDRHAYRERNVCERFWSKAKQYRRVATRYEKKAANYLAFVKVAAMMVMLQ; encoded by the coding sequence CTGCGCCGCGGGGGCGAAAAAAAGTGGGACGGCGCCGGCGGCCAGGCCGATCAGGCCCTCGGCCGCAGCCGGGGCGGGTTCGGCACCAAGGTCCACATGAGCTGCGACGGGCTCGGGCACCCCGTCGAGCTGCTGCTGACGGGCGCGCAGGAGTCGGACATCGCGCAGGCCGAGGCGCTGCTGGCCGACCACCGGCCCGAGGAGGTGATCGCCGACCGGGGGTACGACAAGAAGGCGCTGGTGGAGGAGATCGAGTCGTGCGGTGCGCGGGCCGTGATCCCGACGCAGCGGGGCCGCAAGGTCCAGCGGCAGGTCGACCGCCACGCCTATCGGGAGCGGAACGTGTGCGAGCGGTTCTGGTCGAAGGCCAAGCAGTATCGGCGGGTGGCGACGCGGTACGAGAAGAAGGCGGCCAACTACCTGGCGTTCGTGAAAGTGGCCGCGATGATGGTCATGCTCCAGTAG
- a CDS encoding response regulator, whose amino-acid sequence MDLYLETFDVAELVRGVVGTIEPLIAKNGNALAVDCPGDLGTMHADLTKVRQALFNLLSNAAKFTDRGTITLRAAIERAEDRGWVVLTVRDSGIGMTPDQLKRLFQPFTQADASTTRKYGGTGLGLTITRRFCQMMGGDIIVESESGRGSAFTIRLPAEARNDVADSDPSEAVDDAPASEASTPDAPPDLGDTVLVIDDDPTVRDLMRRALKKDGFQVAYAAGGEEGLRLAREIRPAAITLDVMMPGMDGWAVLEALKSSPDVAEIPVVMVTIVDDKNLGYALGASDYLTKPIDRKRLTTVLKKYRRTCTDCRALVVDDDAATRQMVRHSLEADGWVVSEAEDGRVGLERVAEATPDLIVLDLMMPGMDGFGFAQELRRREAWRTIPILVLTAKDVTAEDRIRLNGHILGVVRKDAYSRGRLLDEIRREVVDRVRKRSARPADVQGLG is encoded by the coding sequence ATGGACCTCTACCTGGAGACCTTCGACGTGGCCGAGCTGGTCCGCGGCGTGGTCGGCACCATCGAGCCCTTGATCGCGAAGAACGGCAACGCGCTGGCGGTCGACTGTCCCGGCGACCTCGGGACGATGCACGCCGACCTGACGAAGGTCCGTCAGGCCCTCTTCAACCTCCTCAGCAACGCCGCCAAGTTCACCGACCGGGGGACGATCACCCTGCGGGCGGCGATCGAACGGGCCGAGGACCGGGGGTGGGTCGTGCTGACCGTCCGGGACAGCGGGATCGGGATGACGCCCGACCAGCTGAAGCGGCTGTTCCAGCCGTTCACCCAGGCCGACGCCTCCACCACGAGGAAGTACGGCGGGACCGGCCTCGGCCTCACCATCACCCGGCGCTTCTGCCAGATGATGGGGGGCGACATCATCGTCGAGAGCGAGTCGGGCCGCGGATCGGCCTTCACGATCCGGCTCCCGGCCGAGGCGAGGAACGACGTCGCGGACTCGGATCCCTCCGAGGCCGTGGACGACGCGCCCGCCTCCGAGGCGTCGACCCCCGACGCGCCGCCCGATCTCGGGGACACGGTCCTCGTGATCGACGACGACCCGACGGTCCGCGACTTGATGCGTCGGGCCCTGAAGAAGGACGGCTTCCAGGTCGCTTACGCCGCGGGGGGCGAGGAGGGCTTGCGGCTGGCGCGCGAGATCCGCCCGGCGGCCATAACGCTCGACGTGATGATGCCCGGGATGGACGGATGGGCGGTTCTCGAAGCCCTGAAATCGAGTCCCGACGTGGCGGAGATCCCGGTGGTCATGGTGACCATCGTCGACGACAAGAACCTGGGCTATGCGTTGGGGGCCTCGGACTACCTGACCAAGCCGATCGACCGCAAGCGGCTTACGACGGTCCTGAAGAAGTACCGCCGGACCTGCACGGACTGCCGCGCCCTGGTGGTGGACGACGACGCGGCGACTCGTCAGATGGTCCGCCACTCGCTCGAGGCCGACGGATGGGTCGTGTCCGAGGCCGAGGACGGCCGGGTCGGGCTGGAACGCGTGGCGGAAGCGACGCCCGACCTGATCGTCCTGGACCTGATGATGCCCGGGATGGACGGGTTCGGCTTCGCCCAGGAGCTGCGCCGACGCGAAGCGTGGCGGACGATCCCGATCCTCGTGTTGACGGCGAAGGACGTCACCGCGGAGGACCGCATCCGGCTCAACGGGCACATCCTCGGGGTGGTCCGGAAGGACGCGTATTCGCGGGGGCGGCTGCTGGACGAGATCCGCCGCGAGGTGGTCGACCGCGTCCGTAAGCGTTCGGCCCGCCCCGCCGACGTGCAGGGATTGGGATGA
- a CDS encoding response regulator codes for MPKILLVEDNELNRDMLSRRLERKGYDVSIAADGREGVDAALAGEFDLMLMDMSLPELDGWEATRLLRADPRTSSTPIIALTAHAMPGDRERAIDAGCDDYDSKPVDFARLLAKIESGLDARPGS; via the coding sequence ATGCCGAAGATCCTCCTGGTCGAGGACAACGAGCTCAACCGCGACATGCTCTCCCGGCGCCTGGAGCGCAAGGGCTACGACGTTTCGATCGCCGCCGACGGGCGGGAAGGGGTCGACGCGGCCCTGGCGGGCGAGTTCGACCTGATGCTGATGGACATGAGCCTTCCCGAGCTGGACGGTTGGGAGGCGACGCGACTTCTCAGAGCCGACCCGCGGACCTCATCGACGCCGATCATCGCCTTGACGGCGCACGCCATGCCCGGCGATCGCGAGCGCGCGATCGACGCCGGGTGCGACGACTACGACAGCAAGCCGGTCGACTTCGCCCGGCTGCTCGCCAAGATCGAGTCCGGCCTCGACGCGCGGCCGGGGTCGTGA